One part of the Sphingobium yanoikuyae genome encodes these proteins:
- a CDS encoding Hpt domain-containing protein: protein MSYDPGALNAALAAAVGEDAVLIADLRVAFLESAERHLDLMSRARCDANWELAAWRLKGLAASFGLTNLMALADEAVEAAPGDPRALQRLRSTIALLQQG from the coding sequence ATGTCCTATGATCCTGGCGCTCTTAATGCGGCATTGGCCGCCGCCGTTGGCGAAGACGCGGTGCTGATCGCCGATCTGCGCGTGGCTTTTCTTGAAAGCGCGGAGCGCCATCTCGACCTGATGAGCCGGGCGCGCTGCGACGCCAATTGGGAATTGGCGGCCTGGCGGTTGAAAGGTCTGGCGGCGAGTTTCGGCCTGACCAACCTGATGGCGCTGGCGGACGAGGCGGTCGAGGCCGCGCCGGGCGATCCGCGCGCCTTGCAGCGCTTGCGCAGCACGATCGCATTGCTTCAGCAGGGCTGA